Proteins encoded within one genomic window of Natator depressus isolate rNatDep1 chromosome 1, rNatDep2.hap1, whole genome shotgun sequence:
- the LOC141981702 gene encoding microsomal glutathione S-transferase 1-like isoform X1, whose product MAELAQLIDSEVFLAYATYTTIVLLKMMLTSVITAYFRITRKVFSNSEDTATFGKGENAKKFLWTDPTFECVCRGHLNDLEIIVPFISSGLLYALSGPALSTALLHFRIFIGARIFHTIAYLTPLPQPSRGLSWAAGYAVTISMAYRLLTTGLYL is encoded by the coding sequence atggctgaacttgCCCAGCTAATTGACAGCGAGGTGTTCCTGGCTTATGCTACCTACACAAccattgtccttttaaaaatgatgCTAACGAGTGTGATAACAGCATACTTCAGAATTACAAGAAAGGTCTTTAGTAACTCAGAAGATACAGCAACGTTTGGCAAAGGTGAGAATGCGAAGAAGTTCCTGTGGACTGACCCAACCTTTGAATGTGTGTGCAGAGGCCACCTGAACGACCTTGAAATCATTGTCCCATTTATTAGCAGTGGTCTGCTCTATGCCCTGAGTGGCCCTGCTCTGTCCACAGccttgctgcacttcaggatcttCATTGGGGCTAGAATCTTTCACACTATCGCGTATTTgacacctctcccccagcccagcagaggCTTGTCTTGGGCAGCTGGGTATGCAGTTACCATCTCAATGGCATACAGGCTGCTGACAACTGGATTGTACCTGTAA
- the LOC141981702 gene encoding microsomal glutathione S-transferase 1-like isoform X2, whose product MAELAQLIDSEVFSNSEDTATFGKGENAKKFLWTDPTFECVCRGHLNDLEIIVPFISSGLLYALSGPALSTALLHFRIFIGARIFHTIAYLTPLPQPSRGLSWAAGYAVTISMAYRLLTTGLYL is encoded by the exons atggctgaacttgCCCAGCTAATTGACAGCGAG GTCTTTAGTAACTCAGAAGATACAGCAACGTTTGGCAAAGGTGAGAATGCGAAGAAGTTCCTGTGGACTGACCCAACCTTTGAATGTGTGTGCAGAGGCCACCTGAACGACCTTGAAATCATTGTCCCATTTATTAGCAGTGGTCTGCTCTATGCCCTGAGTGGCCCTGCTCTGTCCACAGccttgctgcacttcaggatcttCATTGGGGCTAGAATCTTTCACACTATCGCGTATTTgacacctctcccccagcccagcagaggCTTGTCTTGGGCAGCTGGGTATGCAGTTACCATCTCAATGGCATACAGGCTGCTGACAACTGGATTGTACCTGTAA